One genomic segment of Passer domesticus isolate bPasDom1 chromosome 21, bPasDom1.hap1, whole genome shotgun sequence includes these proteins:
- the NDUFA11 gene encoding NADH dehydrogenase [ubiquinone] 1 alpha subcomplex subunit 11 has protein sequence MAGYWDGPEGEQCPQRTWLATRVGAAAGLVGAAYRIILLRPGSALAALQTAAADSVTMATLGAVFGLSTCLSAQVREEPEDPLNYFVGGCAAGAVLGVRAHSYLTGTTACLGLGITAALMKIGNKEGWRLTGPPKL, from the exons ATGGCGGGCTATTGGGACGGGCCCGAGGGCGAGCAGTGCCCGCAGCGCACCTGGCTCGCCACGCGCGTGGGCGCGGCCGCGG GCCTGGTCGGAGCGGCGTATCGCATCATCCTGCtgcggcccggctcggctctgGCCGCACTGCAGACGGCGGCGGCGGACAGTGTCACGATGG CTACACTGGGAGCTGTGTTTGGCTTAAGTACCTGTCTCAGTGCCCAAGTCCGGGAGGAACCAGAGGATCCTTTGAACTATTTCGTAGGCGgctgtgcagcaggagctgtctTGGGAGTGAGAG CTCACAGTTACCTCACTGGCACCACAGCATGTCTGGGGCTTGGAATCACTGCAGCTCTCATGAAGATCGGTAACAAGGAGGGCTGGAGGCTGACCGGACCTCCCAAGCTGTAA